From a single Methanofollis sp. W23 genomic region:
- a CDS encoding TIGR00341 family protein has protein sequence MKKVLINARKEDYAHLASVIEDHHHVVLRQDPVYEIKIFLPDNDLDAFIEEVRETVDLRYKENLIEVSSPEFVISPYLTRAEEKAEKGEKTERTPIERLVETTKPYLRLNADTLAMTSIAGLIALTGLFLNNVAVIIGAMLLSPILGPIYAFAISVAVGHGKDGVRSLSVLAALLLSVFVLSALSTAGLHLLVPLAVTPEILSRTMVSPIYILMAVLLGFAAVLALDRGMSDLIAGVAIAAALLPPTVVAGIATVLLTDRVLQAGVLVLENVVGMLAGALIATLVLGIGARDYYEQVAARKAMVRTALAIALLLAILLGLSLALT, from the coding sequence ATGAAAAAAGTCCTGATCAACGCGCGCAAAGAGGACTACGCACACCTCGCTTCCGTCATCGAGGACCACCACCATGTCGTCCTCAGGCAGGACCCGGTCTACGAAATAAAAATCTTTCTGCCAGACAACGACCTCGACGCCTTCATCGAGGAGGTGCGCGAGACCGTCGACCTGCGCTACAAAGAGAATCTTATAGAGGTCTCCTCGCCTGAGTTCGTCATCTCGCCGTACCTCACGCGGGCCGAAGAAAAGGCAGAGAAGGGGGAAAAGACCGAACGGACCCCGATCGAAAGACTCGTCGAGACAACGAAGCCCTATCTCCGCCTCAACGCCGACACCCTGGCCATGACCTCCATCGCCGGACTCATTGCTCTCACCGGGCTCTTTCTCAACAATGTCGCCGTGATCATCGGGGCCATGCTCCTCTCCCCGATCCTCGGGCCCATCTACGCCTTCGCGATCAGCGTCGCCGTCGGCCACGGGAAAGACGGGGTGCGGAGCCTCTCGGTCCTTGCCGCCCTTCTTCTTTCGGTCTTCGTCCTCTCGGCCCTCTCCACCGCGGGCCTCCACCTGCTCGTCCCGCTTGCCGTCACCCCTGAGATCCTCTCGCGCACCATGGTCAGCCCCATCTATATCCTCATGGCCGTCCTGCTCGGGTTTGCGGCGGTGCTCGCCCTCGACCGCGGGATGTCCGACCTCATCGCCGGCGTCGCGATCGCCGCCGCCCTCCTCCCACCGACCGTGGTGGCCGGGATCGCCACCGTCCTCCTCACTGACCGCGTCCTCCAGGCCGGGGTGCTCGTCCTGGAGAACGTGGTGGGCATGCTTGCCGGGGCGCTCATCGCCACCCTGGTGCTCGGGATCGGCGCCCGCGACTACTACGAACAGGTCGCCGCCAGGAAGGCGATGGTGCGGACCGCCCTCGCGATAGCCCTCCTCCTTGCCATTCTGCTCGGGCTCAGCCTGGCCCTCACTTGA
- the phoU gene encoding phosphate signaling complex protein PhoU produces the protein MSEKFHEELDTLKEEFLEYGHFARGMLVDAFEALKTGDEDLANSVLARKGELADRSDAFDERLLKLIALYQPMALDLRAILCTIRMNASLYRIGRYGKDIALLVRHFAGAGHLGRMLNLPHMAGIVASMVNDVLAAYGTGEISLIKDLSARDDCVDDLRYSVFREALTYMMEDPQHIERGMDYVMVARYLERCGDHCCAMGEKVHFMLTGERIEIK, from the coding sequence ATGAGCGAGAAGTTTCATGAAGAACTGGACACTCTCAAAGAAGAATTTCTCGAATACGGGCACTTCGCACGCGGGATGCTCGTCGACGCCTTCGAGGCCCTGAAGACCGGCGACGAGGACCTTGCCAATTCGGTGCTGGCGCGGAAGGGCGAACTTGCAGACCGCTCAGACGCCTTCGACGAGCGGCTGCTCAAACTCATCGCCCTGTACCAGCCGATGGCCCTGGACCTGCGGGCGATCCTCTGCACCATCCGGATGAATGCCTCGCTGTACCGCATCGGGCGCTATGGCAAGGACATCGCCCTCCTGGTCCGCCACTTCGCCGGCGCCGGACACCTGGGGCGGATGCTGAACCTGCCTCATATGGCGGGGATCGTTGCCTCGATGGTCAACGACGTCCTGGCGGCGTACGGGACCGGGGAGATCTCGCTGATCAAAGATCTCTCGGCACGCGATGACTGTGTCGACGACCTGCGCTACTCGGTCTTCCGTGAGGCGCTCACCTATATGATGGAGGACCCGCAGCACATCGAGCGCGGGATGGACTATGTGATGGTGGCCCGCTATCTCGAACGGTGCGGGGACCATTGCTGCGCGATGGGCGAGAAGGTCCATTTCATGCTGACCGGCGAGCGGATCGAGATCAAGTGA
- the pstB gene encoding phosphate ABC transporter ATP-binding protein PstB: MKEHDTIITVNHLDLHYGEHHALKEIEVGFARHKVTALIGPSGCGKSTLLRCLNRMNDLVENVRIQGEVRFNGTDIYAPEVDVVEIRKRIGMVFQRPNPFPKSIYENVAYGPRVHGVRDRSTLDAVVEKSLQDAALWDEVKDRLDAPAFSLSGGQQQRLCIARTLAVEPEVVLMDEPCSALDPIATAKIEGLIEDLKTRYTVIIVTHNMQQAARASDYTGFMYLGELVEFGETPQVFEAPREELTERYITGRFG; encoded by the coding sequence ATGAAAGAACACGACACAATCATCACCGTCAACCACCTCGATCTCCACTATGGGGAGCACCACGCCCTCAAGGAGATCGAGGTCGGGTTTGCACGCCACAAGGTCACCGCCCTCATCGGGCCGTCAGGGTGCGGCAAGTCCACCCTGCTGCGGTGTCTCAACCGGATGAACGACCTGGTCGAGAATGTCAGGATCCAGGGCGAGGTGCGTTTTAACGGCACCGACATCTATGCCCCTGAGGTCGACGTCGTCGAGATCAGGAAACGGATCGGGATGGTCTTCCAGCGTCCCAACCCCTTTCCCAAATCCATCTACGAGAATGTCGCCTACGGCCCCCGCGTCCACGGGGTGCGGGACCGCTCGACCCTCGACGCCGTCGTCGAGAAGAGTCTGCAGGACGCCGCCCTCTGGGACGAGGTGAAGGACCGCCTGGACGCCCCGGCCTTCAGCCTCTCAGGCGGGCAGCAGCAACGGCTCTGCATCGCACGGACCCTGGCCGTCGAGCCCGAGGTGGTGCTGATGGACGAGCCCTGCTCGGCCCTCGACCCGATCGCCACCGCAAAGATCGAGGGGCTGATCGAAGACCTCAAGACCCGCTACACCGTCATCATCGTCACGCACAACATGCAACAGGCGGCGCGGGCCAGCGACTATACCGGGTTCATGTACCTCGGCGAACTCGTCGAATTCGGGGAGACCCCGCAGGTCTTCGAGGCGCCGCGGGAGGAGTTGACCGAACGCTACATCACCGGCAGGTTCGGGTAG
- the pstA gene encoding phosphate ABC transporter permease PstA, translated as MPESTHPEAGSTWLKNLKEQGVRSVWFLAASFATLTVFFILLFLLHDALPLFATVSPLEFLTGGTWNPTGAVPSYGIWPLLVGTLLVTLGAMVIAVPLGIGSAVCLAELAPPRVKAVAKPAIELLAGIPSVVYGFFGLIILTDWLRVAFDVPSGESWLAGSILLGVMALPTIISVSEDALNSVPGSYREGSLALGATRWQTISRVLVPSALSGITAAVILGMGRAIGETMAVIMVTGNAAIIPDPITNLLSPIRTLTGTLGIEMGEVAVGSTHYHALFGVAVVLLLITLGVNLAALWIMTRIQAGYGTEEQGRQRLRVPGLQGKGKLITFLVLALLVLLLLPLPAAAALLGLGAGAVLIHRRLSRANMQHLAFALLWAALGVVLAVLAVILGYIVVNGLPAITWEFLTQPPRDLGRAGGIFPAIVGTLYLVGGAILFALPIGIGAAVYLSEYTRGGRVTAAIRTGIDLLNGTPSIVFGLFGFTFLVIFLNFGVSLIAGMITLGLMILPTIIRTTEEALKSVPDSVREGSLALGATRWQTIHRVVLPPAVPGILTGTILSIGRAAGETAPILFTAAVFSTRFLPDSLGDPVMALPYHLFILATTVPGAKEQQYGTALVLLVLVVGIYAVAIALRHHSQKKIHW; from the coding sequence ATGCCAGAGAGCACTCATCCAGAGGCCGGGTCGACCTGGCTGAAGAACCTGAAAGAGCAGGGCGTCAGGTCGGTCTGGTTCCTTGCCGCCTCCTTTGCCACCCTCACTGTCTTCTTCATCCTCCTCTTCCTGCTGCACGACGCCCTCCCCCTCTTTGCCACCGTCAGCCCCCTCGAATTTCTCACCGGCGGCACCTGGAACCCGACCGGCGCCGTCCCGTCCTACGGGATCTGGCCCCTCCTCGTCGGCACTCTCCTCGTCACCCTGGGGGCGATGGTCATCGCCGTCCCGCTCGGGATCGGGAGCGCGGTCTGCCTCGCCGAACTCGCCCCGCCCCGCGTGAAGGCCGTGGCAAAACCTGCCATTGAACTGCTTGCCGGGATCCCTTCGGTCGTTTACGGGTTCTTCGGGCTGATCATCCTCACCGACTGGCTGCGGGTCGCCTTCGACGTCCCTTCAGGCGAGAGTTGGCTTGCCGGCTCGATCCTCCTTGGGGTCATGGCCCTCCCGACGATCATCTCGGTCTCTGAGGACGCCCTCAACAGCGTGCCAGGATCGTACAGGGAAGGGAGCCTGGCCCTCGGCGCCACCAGGTGGCAGACGATCAGCCGGGTGCTCGTCCCCTCGGCCCTCTCAGGGATCACCGCCGCCGTGATCCTCGGGATGGGCCGGGCCATCGGCGAGACGATGGCGGTGATCATGGTCACCGGCAACGCCGCGATCATCCCTGACCCGATCACCAACCTTCTCTCCCCGATCCGCACCCTCACCGGCACGTTGGGGATCGAGATGGGCGAGGTCGCCGTCGGGAGCACTCACTACCACGCCCTCTTCGGGGTGGCGGTGGTCCTCCTCCTCATCACCCTCGGGGTCAACCTCGCCGCCCTCTGGATCATGACGCGGATCCAGGCGGGGTACGGGACCGAGGAGCAGGGGCGGCAACGTCTCAGGGTGCCGGGGTTGCAGGGGAAAGGGAAGCTCATCACCTTCCTTGTCCTCGCCCTCCTCGTCCTGCTCCTCCTCCCGCTCCCTGCGGCCGCGGCACTCCTCGGCCTCGGGGCGGGCGCCGTCCTCATACACCGCCGCCTCTCCAGAGCGAACATGCAGCACCTCGCCTTCGCTCTCCTCTGGGCCGCCCTCGGGGTGGTGCTCGCCGTCCTCGCCGTCATCCTCGGCTACATCGTCGTCAACGGCCTCCCGGCCATCACCTGGGAGTTCCTCACCCAGCCCCCCCGCGACCTCGGGCGGGCCGGCGGAATCTTCCCGGCGATCGTCGGCACCCTCTACCTCGTCGGTGGGGCGATCCTCTTCGCCCTCCCGATCGGGATCGGGGCCGCGGTCTATCTCTCAGAATACACTCGCGGCGGCCGGGTGACCGCAGCGATCAGGACCGGGATCGACCTCCTCAACGGCACGCCCTCGATCGTCTTCGGGCTCTTCGGCTTCACTTTCCTGGTGATCTTCCTCAACTTCGGGGTCTCGCTCATCGCCGGGATGATCACCCTCGGGCTGATGATCCTCCCGACCATCATCAGGACGACCGAAGAGGCGTTGAAGAGCGTGCCTGATTCGGTGCGGGAGGGGAGCCTTGCGCTCGGCGCCACCAGGTGGCAGACGATCCACCGTGTCGTCCTGCCCCCGGCCGTCCCCGGCATCCTCACCGGCACCATCCTCTCCATCGGCCGTGCCGCGGGGGAGACCGCCCCCATCCTCTTCACGGCGGCGGTCTTCTCCACCCGTTTCCTCCCAGACTCGCTCGGCGATCCCGTAATGGCCCTGCCCTACCACCTCTTCATCCTGGCGACCACGGTACCGGGCGCAAAAGAGCAACAGTACGGGACGGCCCTCGTCCTCCTGGTCCTGGTCGTCGGGATCTATGCCGTGGCCATCGCCCTCAGGCACCACTCACAGAAGAAAATCCACTGGTGA
- a CDS encoding phosphate ABC transporter substrate-binding protein: MKNTQTTVLAGGVLALLVGATLFTGCMDTGDGPTQPPEAQQSISVTGSTTVLPVAQLTADLFMDTHPKTEVRVSGGGSSVGIQAVGSGTAEIGMASRDLKSSEKTRFPDLVRHVVALDGIALIVHPSNTVGALTTAEVKAIYKGETTNWKEVGGPDETIVVVGRDSASGTREFFHDLVMEKEDFVATQLEKNSNGAIQQTVAQTPGAIGYVGLGYLDDSVKAVNIEVSGTQIEPSVATVTSGQYPIARSLTMFTNGEPTGLVQEYLDFILSPDGQMIVEEEGFVPVQ, encoded by the coding sequence ATGAAGAACACACAGACCACCGTCCTTGCCGGGGGTGTCCTGGCACTCCTCGTCGGTGCCACACTCTTCACCGGGTGCATGGACACCGGCGACGGCCCCACCCAACCCCCAGAGGCCCAGCAGAGCATCTCGGTCACCGGGTCCACGACCGTCCTCCCGGTCGCCCAGTTGACCGCCGACCTCTTCATGGACACCCACCCAAAGACCGAAGTCCGGGTGAGCGGCGGAGGGTCCAGCGTCGGGATCCAGGCCGTGGGCAGCGGCACCGCCGAGATCGGCATGGCCTCCCGCGACCTGAAATCCTCAGAGAAGACCAGGTTCCCTGACCTTGTCCGGCACGTCGTCGCCCTCGACGGGATCGCCCTCATCGTCCACCCCTCCAACACCGTCGGAGCGCTCACCACCGCCGAGGTGAAGGCGATCTACAAAGGCGAGACCACCAACTGGAAGGAGGTCGGCGGGCCCGACGAGACGATCGTCGTCGTCGGCAGGGACAGCGCTTCAGGCACCCGCGAGTTCTTCCACGACTTGGTGATGGAGAAGGAAGACTTCGTCGCCACCCAGCTTGAGAAGAACTCGAACGGGGCGATCCAGCAGACCGTCGCTCAGACGCCGGGCGCCATCGGGTATGTGGGACTCGGATATCTCGACGACTCGGTGAAGGCTGTGAATATCGAGGTGAGCGGCACCCAGATCGAACCGAGCGTCGCCACCGTGACCAGCGGCCAGTACCCGATCGCCCGCTCCCTCACCATGTTCACCAATGGCGAACCGACCGGCCTGGTACAGGAGTACCTCGACTTCATCCTCAGCCCTGACGGGCAGATGATCGTGGAAGAAGAGGGTTTTGTCCCGGTGCAATAA
- a CDS encoding phosphate uptake regulator PhoU codes for MEIRKVQVTGGSSYIVSLPKDWVKTSGIQKNDPVGLIVQPDGTLLVTPKITPEVVQREKRFEVSAATDQTFIFRCLIGAYIAGYTTITLFARARLPPQVRIQVRQFTQMAIGQEVVDETETSITIKDLLSPAEMPFQNTIKRMGVLVRGMHQDSVEALMSGNRRLANDVLTRDNDVDRLHWLVARQTHLVLTDPNLSRKMEVNPSMAMSFFLISRIIERIGDHATRVAKNALLLLDDEVAGGVTEMVREASATSQTLFDQALRSLFSQDLEAANETLKHISHLEKQARALNEEAMRFDAATATAIVSLSDSIKRTGEYSGDICETVINYLINGEA; via the coding sequence ATGGAGATCAGGAAAGTTCAGGTGACAGGAGGGTCTTCCTACATCGTCTCCCTCCCCAAGGACTGGGTGAAGACGTCAGGGATCCAGAAGAACGATCCCGTCGGCCTCATCGTACAGCCAGATGGCACGCTCCTCGTCACCCCCAAGATCACCCCCGAGGTGGTGCAGCGTGAGAAGCGGTTCGAGGTGAGCGCGGCCACTGACCAGACCTTCATCTTCAGGTGCCTTATCGGGGCCTATATCGCCGGATACACGACGATCACCCTCTTTGCCAGGGCACGCCTCCCCCCGCAGGTCAGGATCCAGGTGCGGCAGTTCACCCAGATGGCCATCGGGCAGGAGGTGGTGGACGAGACCGAGACCTCGATTACCATCAAGGACCTTCTCAGCCCGGCCGAGATGCCCTTCCAGAACACCATCAAGAGGATGGGCGTGCTGGTGCGCGGGATGCACCAGGACAGTGTCGAGGCGTTGATGAGCGGGAACCGACGATTGGCCAACGACGTCCTGACGCGGGACAATGATGTCGACCGTCTCCACTGGCTTGTCGCGAGGCAGACTCATCTCGTGCTTACCGACCCCAACCTCTCCAGGAAGATGGAGGTGAACCCGTCGATGGCCATGAGTTTCTTCCTCATCTCACGGATCATCGAACGGATCGGCGACCATGCGACGCGGGTCGCAAAGAACGCCCTCCTGCTCCTCGACGACGAAGTCGCGGGCGGGGTGACCGAGATGGTCCGCGAGGCGAGCGCCACCTCCCAGACCCTCTTCGACCAGGCGCTCAGGTCGCTCTTCAGTCAGGACCTGGAGGCCGCCAACGAGACGCTCAAACATATCTCCCACCTCGAAAAACAGGCGCGGGCCCTCAACGAGGAGGCGATGCGTTTCGACGCGGCGACGGCGACGGCGATCGTCTCGCTCTCTGACAGTATCAAGCGGACCGGCGAATATTCAGGCGACATCTGCGAGACGGTCATCAACTATCTCATCAATGGGGAGGCGTGA
- a CDS encoding serine hydrolase, giving the protein MPKKILLIMILIAAALILAAGCTQTKSENRSAGKLDGFDAFVTLTMTEYEVPGAVVGIVENDSVVYLKGFGVREIGKPGVVDPDTRFQIASVTKYITAQAIGTLVDEGKLDWDTPVVTYMPDFAFKDPYVTGHVTLRDLLAHRTGLKEYDGDMLGRLGYSNREMLERMRYLDLPYGFREKYAYSNAGYFIAGEVAAGMDNRSWENLTDARILQPLNMTRSGAHPETLYLDDNHVVAHGGSEGNVTVIPLEEAALPAGGQVVSTGRDMTQVLRMMLNDGSVDGKQVLSKKTVAEIHTASLVAGRAGPLGDPDGAVCLGCDAYHFLGERVIEKNGALEGVRSIVILVPDRKVGLVVIANKQLTVFPEAVRDEFLERYIDRSGIDLQAREKLNQKGWYSLLMSMEVPADAQPATIPASAIAGTYTGDLYGTMILNAGPDADTMTVLLGPAEYPGTLEHQTGDTWYLSWPNPDDAVGYLTFAANQSGAVTGFTSDDYGSFARA; this is encoded by the coding sequence ATGCCCAAAAAGATCCTCCTGATCATGATCCTTATCGCCGCCGCCCTGATCCTTGCTGCGGGATGCACCCAGACGAAATCGGAGAACCGGTCCGCCGGGAAACTCGACGGCTTTGATGCGTTTGTCACCCTGACGATGACGGAATACGAAGTTCCGGGCGCCGTTGTCGGTATTGTCGAAAACGATTCGGTCGTGTACTTGAAAGGGTTCGGCGTCCGCGAAATAGGGAAACCCGGAGTTGTGGACCCGGATACCAGGTTCCAGATCGCATCGGTCACCAAGTACATCACCGCACAGGCAATCGGGACGCTCGTTGACGAAGGAAAACTCGATTGGGACACGCCGGTCGTCACGTACATGCCTGACTTTGCATTCAAAGACCCTTATGTCACCGGGCACGTAACGCTCCGGGACCTGCTTGCCCACCGGACCGGCTTAAAAGAGTACGACGGTGACATGCTGGGCCGGCTCGGGTACTCGAACCGCGAGATGCTCGAACGGATGCGATACCTCGACCTGCCGTACGGGTTCCGGGAAAAATACGCGTACTCGAATGCCGGATATTTCATTGCCGGGGAAGTCGCGGCAGGCATGGACAACCGGAGTTGGGAGAACCTGACCGACGCCCGGATACTCCAGCCGCTCAACATGACCCGCTCGGGAGCCCATCCCGAGACCCTGTACCTTGATGACAACCATGTTGTTGCCCATGGCGGCAGTGAGGGGAATGTCACCGTCATCCCGCTCGAAGAGGCAGCGCTTCCGGCCGGCGGCCAGGTGGTCTCCACCGGCCGCGACATGACGCAGGTTCTGCGGATGATGCTCAACGACGGTTCGGTCGACGGGAAGCAGGTTCTTTCGAAAAAGACCGTGGCGGAGATCCATACGGCGAGTTTGGTCGCAGGGCGTGCCGGTCCGCTGGGAGATCCTGACGGTGCGGTCTGCCTCGGCTGTGACGCCTATCATTTCCTGGGCGAACGGGTTATCGAGAAGAACGGGGCGCTTGAAGGGGTCAGGTCAATCGTGATCCTCGTCCCGGACAGGAAAGTCGGGCTCGTGGTGATCGCAAACAAGCAGTTAACGGTATTTCCAGAGGCCGTAAGAGACGAATTCCTCGAACGCTACATCGACAGGAGCGGGATCGACTTACAGGCACGGGAAAAACTCAACCAGAAAGGATGGTATTCCCTTTTAATGAGCATGGAGGTGCCGGCCGATGCACAGCCCGCAACGATCCCGGCGTCCGCGATTGCGGGGACGTACACAGGCGACCTGTACGGCACGATGATTCTCAACGCGGGACCTGATGCCGACACCATGACCGTCCTGCTTGGTCCGGCAGAATACCCGGGCACCCTGGAACACCAGACCGGCGATACCTGGTACCTCTCGTGGCCGAACCCTGACGACGCAGTCGGCTATCTCACCTTTGCCGCAAACCAGTCGGGAGCAGTCACCGGCTTTACATCGGATGACTACGGGTCGTTTGCCCGGGCATGA
- a CDS encoding thioredoxin family protein produces MADEKTLVEVSDRTWEGLVERGERPVVVMFYSETCPFCKQIEPYFKQFSGEFGGDLLFAMLNVTQNPWTVERYAVRQTPTFKFFCQGRPVQEIVGAAFPALLRKNIEGFLEHGEACARSSREIDYEITGYG; encoded by the coding sequence ATGGCCGACGAGAAGACACTGGTAGAGGTGAGCGACCGCACCTGGGAAGGACTGGTCGAGCGGGGGGAGAGGCCTGTCGTGGTCATGTTCTACAGCGAGACCTGTCCCTTCTGCAAACAGATCGAACCATATTTCAAGCAGTTCTCAGGGGAGTTCGGGGGCGACCTCCTCTTTGCCATGCTGAATGTGACGCAGAACCCCTGGACGGTCGAACGTTATGCCGTGCGGCAGACCCCCACCTTCAAGTTCTTCTGTCAGGGGCGCCCGGTCCAGGAGATCGTGGGGGCGGCATTCCCCGCCCTGCTCAGGAAGAACATCGAGGGGTTCCTGGAACATGGCGAGGCATGTGCCCGGAGCAGTCGGGAGATCGACTACGAGATCACGGG